One genomic segment of Scophthalmus maximus strain ysfricsl-2021 chromosome 3, ASM2237912v1, whole genome shotgun sequence includes these proteins:
- the ptpn18 gene encoding tyrosine-protein phosphatase non-receptor type 18 isoform X3 codes for MELLPSLLSTLSALDPDTLDQEYSALRSQTSLMKRDLGLTTEAGALKENIKKNRYKDILPYDQSRVVLTLLTTDSDSDYINASFIKGASADNRYIASQAPLSSTVTDFWRMIWQHGVKVIVMACREVEMGKRKCECYWAPVHRSTEFGPFTINNQGETYPTQDVVVRALTVTYQKDSRSVIQYQFLSWPDHDVPCEAAEVLDLLERVRDSQRTHSSPLLIHCSAGCGRTGVICALDYIYDLLVTKITTDFSIMKIILELRRQRPSTVQTKEQYQFIFWSVVCMIERVLQSSSRQVYGNLPELKKQDKKTTVISASCNKRSPRLINMNDTYAVVNKAKTPHPPPTNPACSEVSPPTSSGTLPTSHHYDYYPASVSAAPVYSCVRPRAKPHSLPPSATPIYDTATPANHRPAEGSLSLHSNGAYQLVPAKQLSPENEVYEEFSPSVTNMSNICSPGGIGFNCRIQKPRGPRDPPAEWSRLER; via the exons ATGGAACTGCTGCCCTCCCTGCTGTCCACGCTGAGCGCCCTGGACCCGGACACACTGGATCAGGAGTACAGC gcgCTGCGTTCACAGACCTCATTAATGAAGAGAGATCTGGGTTTGACCACTGAGGCTGGAGCTCTGAAGGAGAACATCAAGAAGAACAGATACAAAGACATCCTGCCAT atgacCAATCTCGGGTGGTGTTGACTCTGCTGACCACAGACTCAGACTCGGATTACATCAATGCAAGTTTTATCAAG GGGGCGTCAGCAGACAACAGGTACATCGCCTCACAGGCTCCTCTCAGCTCCACAGTGACGGACTTCTGGAGGATGATCTGGCAGCATGGCGTCAag GTGATAGTGATGGCCTGCAGAGAGGTAGAGATGGGAAAG AGGAAGTGTGAGTGTTACTGGGCTCCGGTTCATCGGTCGACTGAATTCGGACCATTTACCATCAACAAT CAGGGGGAGACATATCCTACTCAAGACGTAGTGGTTCGAGCTCTGACTGTCACATACCAGAAG gaCAGTCGTTCAGTGATTCAGTATCAGTTCCTGTCGTGGCCGGATCACGACGTTCCCTGCGAGGCTGCAGAAGTCCTGGACCTGCtggagagagtcagagacagtcAGAGAACACACAGCTCACCTCTGCTGATAcactgcag tgCTGGCTGTGGGAGGACAGGAGTCATCTGTGCTCTCGACTACATCTATGACCTGCTGGTTACCAAG ATCACAACTGACTTCAGCATCATGAAGATCATCCTGGAGCTCAGGAGGCAGAGACCCTCGACAGTGCAGACTAAA GAACAGTATCAGTTCATCTTCTGGTCGGTCGTCTGTATGATCGAACGAGTCCTGCAGTCGAGCAGTAGACAGGTCTACGGCAACCTGCCGGAG ctgaagaaacaagacaagaaaacGACAGTGATTTCTGCTTCCTGCAACAAGAG ATCCCCTAGGCTGATTAACATGAATGATACGTATGCTGTGGTCAACAAGGCAAAAACTCCCCACCCACCTCCAACAAACCCCGCCTGCTCCGAAGTATCCCCGCCCACATCCAGCGG GACGCTTCCCACCTCCCACCACTACGATTACTATCCTGCCAGCGTGTCCGCGGCTCCCGTTTACAGCTGCGTCCGACCCCGAGCTAAACCACACAGCCTGCCGCCCTCTGCCACGCCCATTTATGACACTGCAacgccagccaatcacaggccaGCTGAGGGATCACTATCACTGCACAGCAACGGAGCGTACCAACTGGTGCCAG cCAAACAACTTTCACCAGAAAATGAGGTCTATGAAGAATTCTCCCCCTCAGTCACAAACATGTCCAACATCTGTTCACCTGGTGGCATCG GGTTTAACTGTCGTATTCAGAAGCCCAGAGGACCCAGAGATCCTCCTGCTGAGTGGAGCCGACTGGAGAGATGA
- the ptpn18 gene encoding tyrosine-protein phosphatase non-receptor type 18 isoform X4 yields MELLPSLLSTLSALDPDTLDQEYSALRSQTSLMKRDLGLTTEAGALKENIKKNRYKDILPYDQSRVVLTLLTTDSDSDYINASFIKGASADNRYIASQAPLSSTVTDFWRMIWQHGVKVIVMACREVEMGKRKCECYWAPVHRSTEFGPFTINNQGETYPTQDVVVRALTVTYQKDSRSVIQYQFLSWPDHDVPCEAAEVLDLLERVRDSQRTHSSPLLIHCSAGCGRTGVICALDYIYDLLVTKQITTDFSIMKIILELRRQRPSTVQTKEQYQFIFWSVVCMIERVLQSSSRQVYGNLPELKKQDKKTTVISASCNKRTLPTSHHYDYYPASVSAAPVYSCVRPRAKPHSLPPSATPIYDTATPANHRPAEGSLSLHSNGAYQLVPAKQLSPENEVYEEFSPSVTNMSNICSPGGIGFNCRIQKPRGPRDPPAEWSRLER; encoded by the exons ATGGAACTGCTGCCCTCCCTGCTGTCCACGCTGAGCGCCCTGGACCCGGACACACTGGATCAGGAGTACAGC gcgCTGCGTTCACAGACCTCATTAATGAAGAGAGATCTGGGTTTGACCACTGAGGCTGGAGCTCTGAAGGAGAACATCAAGAAGAACAGATACAAAGACATCCTGCCAT atgacCAATCTCGGGTGGTGTTGACTCTGCTGACCACAGACTCAGACTCGGATTACATCAATGCAAGTTTTATCAAG GGGGCGTCAGCAGACAACAGGTACATCGCCTCACAGGCTCCTCTCAGCTCCACAGTGACGGACTTCTGGAGGATGATCTGGCAGCATGGCGTCAag GTGATAGTGATGGCCTGCAGAGAGGTAGAGATGGGAAAG AGGAAGTGTGAGTGTTACTGGGCTCCGGTTCATCGGTCGACTGAATTCGGACCATTTACCATCAACAAT CAGGGGGAGACATATCCTACTCAAGACGTAGTGGTTCGAGCTCTGACTGTCACATACCAGAAG gaCAGTCGTTCAGTGATTCAGTATCAGTTCCTGTCGTGGCCGGATCACGACGTTCCCTGCGAGGCTGCAGAAGTCCTGGACCTGCtggagagagtcagagacagtcAGAGAACACACAGCTCACCTCTGCTGATAcactgcag tgCTGGCTGTGGGAGGACAGGAGTCATCTGTGCTCTCGACTACATCTATGACCTGCTGGTTACCAAG CAGATCACAACTGACTTCAGCATCATGAAGATCATCCTGGAGCTCAGGAGGCAGAGACCCTCGACAGTGCAGACTAAA GAACAGTATCAGTTCATCTTCTGGTCGGTCGTCTGTATGATCGAACGAGTCCTGCAGTCGAGCAGTAGACAGGTCTACGGCAACCTGCCGGAG ctgaagaaacaagacaagaaaacGACAGTGATTTCTGCTTCCTGCAACAAGAG GACGCTTCCCACCTCCCACCACTACGATTACTATCCTGCCAGCGTGTCCGCGGCTCCCGTTTACAGCTGCGTCCGACCCCGAGCTAAACCACACAGCCTGCCGCCCTCTGCCACGCCCATTTATGACACTGCAacgccagccaatcacaggccaGCTGAGGGATCACTATCACTGCACAGCAACGGAGCGTACCAACTGGTGCCAG cCAAACAACTTTCACCAGAAAATGAGGTCTATGAAGAATTCTCCCCCTCAGTCACAAACATGTCCAACATCTGTTCACCTGGTGGCATCG GGTTTAACTGTCGTATTCAGAAGCCCAGAGGACCCAGAGATCCTCCTGCTGAGTGGAGCCGACTGGAGAGATGA
- the ptpn18 gene encoding tyrosine-protein phosphatase non-receptor type 18 isoform X2 — MELLPSLLSTLSALDPDTLDQEYSALRSQTSLMKRDLGLTTEAGALKENIKKNRYKDILPYDQSRVVLTLLTTDSDSDYINASFIKGASADNRYIASQAPLSSTVTDFWRMIWQHGVKVIVMACREVEMGKRKCECYWAPVHRSTEFGPFTINNGETYPTQDVVVRALTVTYQKDSRSVIQYQFLSWPDHDVPCEAAEVLDLLERVRDSQRTHSSPLLIHCSAGCGRTGVICALDYIYDLLVTKQITTDFSIMKIILELRRQRPSTVQTKEQYQFIFWSVVCMIERVLQSSSRQVYGNLPELKKQDKKTTVISASCNKRSPRLINMNDTYAVVNKAKTPHPPPTNPACSEVSPPTSSGTLPTSHHYDYYPASVSAAPVYSCVRPRAKPHSLPPSATPIYDTATPANHRPAEGSLSLHSNGAYQLVPAKQLSPENEVYEEFSPSVTNMSNICSPGGIGFNCRIQKPRGPRDPPAEWSRLER; from the exons ATGGAACTGCTGCCCTCCCTGCTGTCCACGCTGAGCGCCCTGGACCCGGACACACTGGATCAGGAGTACAGC gcgCTGCGTTCACAGACCTCATTAATGAAGAGAGATCTGGGTTTGACCACTGAGGCTGGAGCTCTGAAGGAGAACATCAAGAAGAACAGATACAAAGACATCCTGCCAT atgacCAATCTCGGGTGGTGTTGACTCTGCTGACCACAGACTCAGACTCGGATTACATCAATGCAAGTTTTATCAAG GGGGCGTCAGCAGACAACAGGTACATCGCCTCACAGGCTCCTCTCAGCTCCACAGTGACGGACTTCTGGAGGATGATCTGGCAGCATGGCGTCAag GTGATAGTGATGGCCTGCAGAGAGGTAGAGATGGGAAAG AGGAAGTGTGAGTGTTACTGGGCTCCGGTTCATCGGTCGACTGAATTCGGACCATTTACCATCAACAAT GGGGAGACATATCCTACTCAAGACGTAGTGGTTCGAGCTCTGACTGTCACATACCAGAAG gaCAGTCGTTCAGTGATTCAGTATCAGTTCCTGTCGTGGCCGGATCACGACGTTCCCTGCGAGGCTGCAGAAGTCCTGGACCTGCtggagagagtcagagacagtcAGAGAACACACAGCTCACCTCTGCTGATAcactgcag tgCTGGCTGTGGGAGGACAGGAGTCATCTGTGCTCTCGACTACATCTATGACCTGCTGGTTACCAAG CAGATCACAACTGACTTCAGCATCATGAAGATCATCCTGGAGCTCAGGAGGCAGAGACCCTCGACAGTGCAGACTAAA GAACAGTATCAGTTCATCTTCTGGTCGGTCGTCTGTATGATCGAACGAGTCCTGCAGTCGAGCAGTAGACAGGTCTACGGCAACCTGCCGGAG ctgaagaaacaagacaagaaaacGACAGTGATTTCTGCTTCCTGCAACAAGAG ATCCCCTAGGCTGATTAACATGAATGATACGTATGCTGTGGTCAACAAGGCAAAAACTCCCCACCCACCTCCAACAAACCCCGCCTGCTCCGAAGTATCCCCGCCCACATCCAGCGG GACGCTTCCCACCTCCCACCACTACGATTACTATCCTGCCAGCGTGTCCGCGGCTCCCGTTTACAGCTGCGTCCGACCCCGAGCTAAACCACACAGCCTGCCGCCCTCTGCCACGCCCATTTATGACACTGCAacgccagccaatcacaggccaGCTGAGGGATCACTATCACTGCACAGCAACGGAGCGTACCAACTGGTGCCAG cCAAACAACTTTCACCAGAAAATGAGGTCTATGAAGAATTCTCCCCCTCAGTCACAAACATGTCCAACATCTGTTCACCTGGTGGCATCG GGTTTAACTGTCGTATTCAGAAGCCCAGAGGACCCAGAGATCCTCCTGCTGAGTGGAGCCGACTGGAGAGATGA
- the ptpn18 gene encoding tyrosine-protein phosphatase non-receptor type 18 isoform X1 yields MELLPSLLSTLSALDPDTLDQEYSALRSQTSLMKRDLGLTTEAGALKENIKKNRYKDILPYDQSRVVLTLLTTDSDSDYINASFIKGASADNRYIASQAPLSSTVTDFWRMIWQHGVKVIVMACREVEMGKRKCECYWAPVHRSTEFGPFTINNQGETYPTQDVVVRALTVTYQKDSRSVIQYQFLSWPDHDVPCEAAEVLDLLERVRDSQRTHSSPLLIHCSAGCGRTGVICALDYIYDLLVTKQITTDFSIMKIILELRRQRPSTVQTKEQYQFIFWSVVCMIERVLQSSSRQVYGNLPELKKQDKKTTVISASCNKRSPRLINMNDTYAVVNKAKTPHPPPTNPACSEVSPPTSSGTLPTSHHYDYYPASVSAAPVYSCVRPRAKPHSLPPSATPIYDTATPANHRPAEGSLSLHSNGAYQLVPAKQLSPENEVYEEFSPSVTNMSNICSPGGIGFNCRIQKPRGPRDPPAEWSRLER; encoded by the exons ATGGAACTGCTGCCCTCCCTGCTGTCCACGCTGAGCGCCCTGGACCCGGACACACTGGATCAGGAGTACAGC gcgCTGCGTTCACAGACCTCATTAATGAAGAGAGATCTGGGTTTGACCACTGAGGCTGGAGCTCTGAAGGAGAACATCAAGAAGAACAGATACAAAGACATCCTGCCAT atgacCAATCTCGGGTGGTGTTGACTCTGCTGACCACAGACTCAGACTCGGATTACATCAATGCAAGTTTTATCAAG GGGGCGTCAGCAGACAACAGGTACATCGCCTCACAGGCTCCTCTCAGCTCCACAGTGACGGACTTCTGGAGGATGATCTGGCAGCATGGCGTCAag GTGATAGTGATGGCCTGCAGAGAGGTAGAGATGGGAAAG AGGAAGTGTGAGTGTTACTGGGCTCCGGTTCATCGGTCGACTGAATTCGGACCATTTACCATCAACAAT CAGGGGGAGACATATCCTACTCAAGACGTAGTGGTTCGAGCTCTGACTGTCACATACCAGAAG gaCAGTCGTTCAGTGATTCAGTATCAGTTCCTGTCGTGGCCGGATCACGACGTTCCCTGCGAGGCTGCAGAAGTCCTGGACCTGCtggagagagtcagagacagtcAGAGAACACACAGCTCACCTCTGCTGATAcactgcag tgCTGGCTGTGGGAGGACAGGAGTCATCTGTGCTCTCGACTACATCTATGACCTGCTGGTTACCAAG CAGATCACAACTGACTTCAGCATCATGAAGATCATCCTGGAGCTCAGGAGGCAGAGACCCTCGACAGTGCAGACTAAA GAACAGTATCAGTTCATCTTCTGGTCGGTCGTCTGTATGATCGAACGAGTCCTGCAGTCGAGCAGTAGACAGGTCTACGGCAACCTGCCGGAG ctgaagaaacaagacaagaaaacGACAGTGATTTCTGCTTCCTGCAACAAGAG ATCCCCTAGGCTGATTAACATGAATGATACGTATGCTGTGGTCAACAAGGCAAAAACTCCCCACCCACCTCCAACAAACCCCGCCTGCTCCGAAGTATCCCCGCCCACATCCAGCGG GACGCTTCCCACCTCCCACCACTACGATTACTATCCTGCCAGCGTGTCCGCGGCTCCCGTTTACAGCTGCGTCCGACCCCGAGCTAAACCACACAGCCTGCCGCCCTCTGCCACGCCCATTTATGACACTGCAacgccagccaatcacaggccaGCTGAGGGATCACTATCACTGCACAGCAACGGAGCGTACCAACTGGTGCCAG cCAAACAACTTTCACCAGAAAATGAGGTCTATGAAGAATTCTCCCCCTCAGTCACAAACATGTCCAACATCTGTTCACCTGGTGGCATCG GGTTTAACTGTCGTATTCAGAAGCCCAGAGGACCCAGAGATCCTCCTGCTGAGTGGAGCCGACTGGAGAGATGA